In the Cololabis saira isolate AMF1-May2022 chromosome 7, fColSai1.1, whole genome shotgun sequence genome, one interval contains:
- the mbnl3 gene encoding muscleblind-like protein 3 — translation MAVSMTMGRDTKWLTLEVCREFQRGTCSRSDAECKFAHPSRSCHVENGRVIACFDSLKGRCTRENCKYLHPPPHLKTQLEINGRNNLIQQKAAAAMLAQQMQFMLPGAQLQPITTFPVTPSLATSPSMAFSPYLSHVGPGMGLMPELLPTAPLLVPGSPTGLAAMGNGTSAQKHARTDKLEVCREFQRGNCTRGESDCRYAHPLEAGMVDCSENSVIVCMDYIKGRCSRDKCKYFHPPAHLQARIKASQHQASQNTASASLGLPPGAMQPLPKRSILEKSNGNAAVFNPSVFHYQQALANMQLQQPAFIPTVPMMHGGNTSSVSSASTPVTNVPFAESAASNQ, via the exons ATGGCTGTCAGCATGACCATGGGACGAGACACCAAATGGCTGACCTTGGAAGTGTGTCGGGAGTTTCAGAGAGGCACCTGCTCACGGTCTGATGCCGAGTGTAAGTTTGCACATCCCTCCCGAAGCTGCCATGTGGAGAACGGTCGAGTCATCGCCTGCTTTGATTCTCTCAAG GGGCGCTGCACACGAGAGAACTGTAAATACCTGCACCCGCCTCCGCACCTGAAAACCCAGCTGGAGATAAATGGCAGAAATAACTTGATCCAGCAGAAGGCCGCTGCAGCCATGCTGGCTCAACAGATGCAGTTCATGCTGCCTGGAGCACAACTGCAGCCCATT ACAACATTTCCAGTGACACCCTCCCTGGCAACGAGTCCCAGCATGGCATTCAGTCCATATCTAAGCCACGTGGGTCCAGGCATGGGCTTGATGCCTGAACTGCTGCCCACCGCTCCCCTGCTTGTTCCTGGGAGTCCCACAGGCCTGGCAGCCATGGGCAATGGCACCTCTGCACAAAAACATGCTCGTACAGACAAGCTGGAG GTTTGTCGAGAGTTCCAGCGTGGTAACTGCACACGGGGTGAGAGCGACTGCCGCTATGCTCACCCCCTGGAGGCTGGCATGGTGGACTGCAGTGAGAACTCTGTCATTGTCTGCATGGACTACATTAAAGGGCGCTGCAGCAGAGACAAGTGCAAGTACTTCCACCCCCCAGCTCACCTGCAGGCCAGGATCAAGGCTTCACAGCACCAAGCTAGTCAAAACACAGCGTCTGCATCCCTG GGTCTGCCTCCAGGAGCCATGCAGCCGCTACCAAAGAGGTCAATCTTAGAGAAGAGCAACGGCAATGCAGCTGTCTTTAACCCTAGTGTGTTTCACTACCAGCAAGCCCTGGCTAAcatgcagctccagcagccagCCTTTATCCCCACTG TTCCCATGATGCACGGTGGAAACACCTCCTCTGTTTCGTCGGCCTCGACCCCAGTCACCAATGTTCCTTTCGCTGAATCTGCTGCCTCCAATCAG TAG